TCGGCTGGCTGGAGCGGGGCGGTGAGGTCGGCGCGATCTTCCACCGCCGCCCGACCCGGCGCCTGAGCCCCGGCCTGTCCTCCCCGGAGCAGGCCGACGCCCTCGCCGCCCACCTGGCCGGCCTCGGCCTGCCCCTCGCCGGCGTCACCGGGGTCCACGACACCGCCACCGCGTTCGCGCGGGCGTGGCACCGGCGCACCGGCGCGGCACCCGTGCCGGGCGTGGCTGTCCGCCTCCACCGGCTGGGCGCGCTCACCCCGCCGGGGCCGGTCCCGGAGGGGCGCGCCGCGGGCCCGCGGGACCACGGGCAGGTCGTCCGCTGGTGCGGTGAGTTCAACACCGCCGTCGGCGGGGCGCCGATCGACTCCTGGGCCGACTCGTCCTTCGCCAACAAGGAATTCACGTTCTGGGAGACCCCGGACGGCACCCCCGTCTCCATGGCGGGCTCGACCCGGGTGATCGCCGGCATGGCCCGGGTGGACCCCGTCTACACCCCGGAGCCCTTCCGCGGGCGCGGCTACGCCGGCGCCGTCACGGTCGAGGTGAGCCGGGCCGCGCTCGCCGCGGGCGCGACGGACGTGGTGCTGTTCACCGACCCGGGCAACCCCACCAGCAACGCCCTCTACCGGCGGATCGGGTACGTCCCGCTGGCCGAGTTCGGCTCCTACGACTTCGCCTGACCGGACAGCTCGGCCTGGCGA
This portion of the Saccharothrix syringae genome encodes:
- a CDS encoding GNAT family N-acetyltransferase: MRADGWHTTEDVDTFLAAAGDFLRSRPALHTMPLTVVERLRAHGADGTVLGWLERGGEVGAIFHRRPTRRLSPGLSSPEQADALAAHLAGLGLPLAGVTGVHDTATAFARAWHRRTGAAPVPGVAVRLHRLGALTPPGPVPEGRAAGPRDHGQVVRWCGEFNTAVGGAPIDSWADSSFANKEFTFWETPDGTPVSMAGSTRVIAGMARVDPVYTPEPFRGRGYAGAVTVEVSRAALAAGATDVVLFTDPGNPTSNALYRRIGYVPLAEFGSYDFA